The DNA segment CGCAGGGGGGCAACAAACTTTCATTATGCTCGGCGCAGCAACCCGTCCCTGTAAAAAAACAGAGTAAATATAATATCACCCGCTGGGCAGTCAGCGGACGAAACGATTTCTACATAAATTCGCTATGCCGCGCAGTTGCCGCCAAACTTGAACAGCACTCCTGCTCTTCCCCTGAGACAGAACAAAAATGGCGGAAATTATGTTTCTGCTGGTCCAGCGATTTCCGCACCCACATAACGAAAGAAAGATATGCCGAAGCCATCCAAAAGCTTACAAATATAGCAGAAAAATCAAGTGCGATTGTAGAAGAACCACTTTTCAAAGTTGAAGGCGACACCGTTGCCATGAGGGGAAGAAAGCTGAATGTGGACACCCCCTCTGTTTCAATAACACTGAATACAGCCAAGGGGCTGGCAATACATAAAGCATCCTTTGCTTCACACAACCGGTATCCTTCGTTCGGAACCCTCGGGCATGGCTACTTTAAAGATATAGATCTCGGAGCAGATTTTTTCTCCGGCCACATCATAATGGAAGGCCCCGGAATACCTAAAGATACAGATCTTGCTAAAATTACCCCCAGAATAAAAAAAACTTCCGAATTCACAACCATCTCCTGCACCATGAATCTATATCAAGGCTCCCTTGATAAGGCTGTCAGAGTTTACAGAGATAAACAGCAGATTGATGTTCTTTACAAATTTTCTTTAAACGGACCGCCGCGAGGTTTTATGCGTCTGGGGCATGTGACCCTTCTCACCGGAACAATGAATCCGAACAAGCTTTTTTACGCAACTTCAAGCGGCGGCAAACGGGAAACACATTTCCTGAAAGACTACTCTTTCGATCATAGCGACCATGTTTCTTTTCTCGTATCGTCATCTCAAGCTATCGGAATGACCGACTCAACCGTGATTCTGGGAGGAGAGGAAAGAGCTCTTGAAATATCCCCTCTGATTAAAGAGCATGCGTTCATCGGTATGATTAAATGCCAGCAGGCAACCCCCTCTCCTTTTGTCAGAGTTTTTTTCTCTATGCAGGAAATGGATGAAACCAGCCTGCAAACTTCCTGCGAAGGTTCAAATTATATTTTTTCCACCGGCTTTTCTATCAAGCCATACATGGAGGATAAGTTCTAATGATTAACAACAAGTCTGTATTAATAACCGGCGGAACAGGTTCCTTCGGGCAAAAATTTGTGGAAATTGCTCTCACCCAATATAGACCGCAAAGACTTATCATCTTAAGCCGCGACGAACATAAACAGCAGGAAATGCAGGAAAAATTTTCTCCGGAAGATTACCCATGCCTTCGTTATTTTATCGGAGACATCCGCGATAAAGACCGGCTTCTCAGAGCATTTTGTGGAATTGACCTTGTCATCCATGCGGCGGCGATGAAGGCTGTTCCTTCCTGCGAATACAACCCCTATGAGGCTGTAAAAACTAATATTTTAGGGACTCAAAACATCATAGAAGCGGCTATAAACGAAAAAGTCTCGCGGGTAATAGCCCTCAGTACCGATAAAGCTTCAAATCCGATGAACTTGTACGGAGCAACAAAATTATGCTCTGACAAATTATTTATCAATGGCAACAGCTATGCAGGAGTCAACGGAACAAGATTTTCAGTCGCCAGATATGGAAATGTTCTCGGAAGCAGAGGAAGCATCGTTCCCAGATTTTTAAAATTAAAAAAAACAGGACGGATTACCATAACTGATCCGGATATGACACGATTCTGGATTACTATGGAACAATCGATAGATTTTGTTATCAACAGTCTGGAAGTAATGCAGGGCGGAGAAATTTTTATACCTAAAAGCCCAAGCATGCGCATAGGCGACATGGCGGAAGCCCTCTGCCCCGACTGCGAAATGAACATAATCGGAATACGCCCCGGCGAAAAAATGCACGAACTTATCATCCCTGCAAACGAAGCCGTAAATACTTACGAATTTGAAAACTATTACGTAATCCAGCCGGCCTACCGCTACTTTGAACGGGATAAAATAACCTGCAACGGTGTTAAAGTTCCCGAAAAATTCGAATACAGCTCCGACACCAACACCCAATGGCTGAGTAAAAGCGACCTTCTTAAAATGGTTTCAGTATAAAAACGGCACGGCGAAAAATATGAATCAATCACGACCTAAATTATCTGTTTCCATACTCGACACGAAACGAATTACTCCGGCGGAATGGGACGGCTATCAATCTTTTCCGACTATCACAAAAGTTAACGAAGACTTTCTGGTGGGTTTCCGCAGAGCTGTTAATATCCACCCGGATTTACGGGGAGTGATGGATCACGGCATGGCCGGAGATATTTATACAACCAGATCAACCGATGACGGTCTGACTTTTGAAAAACCGAACCTTGTAATCAGCCATGCCACGGACAAAACCAACGAACATGACGCTCTGGTCACAGTTCTTGATGCAGAGCGAGTGGCAATGATCACCCGTACTCATACCTCTGAACTGCGCCGGAACTATTTTTCGCTGAGCACCGACGGAGGGAAGAGTTTCCCGCAAAGACGCCCCCTTGATCCTCCCGGCGGAGAATGGGCATCCTTCGGACACTTCATCCCGTCGCAGGACAAATCCGTTTTTATCGGAACATTCTATAATGGAACAGGATGCGGAACGTTCAG comes from the Maridesulfovibrio ferrireducens genome and includes:
- a CDS encoding glycoside hydrolase, whose amino-acid sequence is MKLFAIFHLNLMFSSIPEESRMEVIERCYWPLLNLIEKHDFPLGIEASGITLEIIKDLAPEWIEKFKDLLKDNKTELIGSGYAQIIGPLVPASVNEANLRIGRNVCSDILETTPRIALVNEQAWSAGLVEHYINAGYEGVFMDYDNPARFSGWDEHIQHFPQRVSGIDGESIPVLWSRSMVFQKLQRFAHKELELSEYLEYVESLGTESGWLPVYGNDAEIFDFRPQRYKTEAVQEADSEWSLLLLAFKALQNRKHTFHLPSEVLNDLDHPQGGNKLSLCSAQQPVPVKKQSKYNITRWAVSGRNDFYINSLCRAVAAKLEQHSCSSPETEQKWRKLCFCWSSDFRTHITKERYAEAIQKLTNIAEKSSAIVEEPLFKVEGDTVAMRGRKLNVDTPSVSITLNTAKGLAIHKASFASHNRYPSFGTLGHGYFKDIDLGADFFSGHIIMEGPGIPKDTDLAKITPRIKKTSEFTTISCTMNLYQGSLDKAVRVYRDKQQIDVLYKFSLNGPPRGFMRLGHVTLLTGTMNPNKLFYATSSGGKRETHFLKDYSFDHSDHVSFLVSSSQAIGMTDSTVILGGEERALEISPLIKEHAFIGMIKCQQATPSPFVRVFFSMQEMDETSLQTSCEGSNYIFSTGFSIKPYMEDKF
- the pseB gene encoding UDP-N-acetylglucosamine 4,6-dehydratase (inverting), translated to MINNKSVLITGGTGSFGQKFVEIALTQYRPQRLIILSRDEHKQQEMQEKFSPEDYPCLRYFIGDIRDKDRLLRAFCGIDLVIHAAAMKAVPSCEYNPYEAVKTNILGTQNIIEAAINEKVSRVIALSTDKASNPMNLYGATKLCSDKLFINGNSYAGVNGTRFSVARYGNVLGSRGSIVPRFLKLKKTGRITITDPDMTRFWITMEQSIDFVINSLEVMQGGEIFIPKSPSMRIGDMAEALCPDCEMNIIGIRPGEKMHELIIPANEAVNTYEFENYYVIQPAYRYFERDKITCNGVKVPEKFEYSSDTNTQWLSKSDLLKMVSV
- a CDS encoding sialidase family protein, producing MNQSRPKLSVSILDTKRITPAEWDGYQSFPTITKVNEDFLVGFRRAVNIHPDLRGVMDHGMAGDIYTTRSTDDGLTFEKPNLVISHATDKTNEHDALVTVLDAERVAMITRTHTSELRRNYFSLSTDGGKSFPQRRPLDPPGGEWASFGHFIPSQDKSVFIGTFYNGTGCGTFRLNPETLEISHQSFMFKHTANFRMNETSITRLKSGRILAMIRQQPCYEGIFKSHSDDEGLTWSTPVPVGLYGEAPALLLLPNGNVLMIYRGMIRKNRRCRVALSLSKDGGETWSHPQTLAWYKGGRFHGGYGDLALNSKGQIIAVYYISRKHEAPTVERMILEVNQ